DNA sequence from the Streptomyces sp. CA-210063 genome:
GCAGCGCGAGCGTGACGACCCCGTGCCGGGTGGCGAACTCGACCAGCGGCCCGTCGTCCGTGTCGCCCTCAAGTCCCGCGAGTACGGGGTGGAGTTCGCGGTTCAGGACGGTGGCGGCCGGGTCGGTGAAGAACCGGACGCCCTCCTCGATCCCGAAGAACCCGGCGAGTTCGGTCAGATCGGGCACGTTCGGCATCTTTTTGCCGAGCAGCAGTTGCCGGGCCCACTCGGGGCTGATCGCGAGCCGCGCCGCGACCTCCTTGCCGACCTCACCGGCCCGCTTCCCGCTCCGCGCGACATACGCCTCGTGCAGCGCCCGTACCCGCCCCCGCACCCGGTCGTCGACCCGGTCGGCCGACGCCTCACCCCCGTCCAGCAGCACCCGCACCTCGTCCTCGCCGAGGGCGGTACGTTCCGCCAGCGTCCGCACGTCGAGGAGCAGACCCCGATCGGCACCGGTCTCCGCGATACGGGCGTCGAGTCGCGTCAGGGTCTCGGCAAGGCTGTCGGGCAGGGCGGGCACGGGGCCGACCCTACGTGGCCGGAGGCGTCGGTTCTACGGGAATCCAACGATCGTTGAACTTCTACGAACGATCGTTGCGTGCAGCGGCCCCCAGGGGCGCGGGGAACCGCGCGACAAGCCACATGCGGCCCGCACCCGCCCGACCAGCGTCTCCGGCGGACGAACAGGCGCCCGGCCCCCGGGCACACCGCCCCGTTGACT
Encoded proteins:
- a CDS encoding transcriptional regulator — translated: MPALPDSLAETLTRLDARIAETGADRGLLLDVRTLAERTALGEDEVRVLLDGGEASADRVDDRVRGRVRALHEAYVARSGKRAGEVGKEVAARLAISPEWARQLLLGKKMPNVPDLTELAGFFGIEEGVRFFTDPAATVLNRELHPVLAGLEGDTDDGPLVEFATRHGVVTLALRGHRLTRRKQEALAVMLEGLLGVDDEEARR